In Segnochrobactrum spirostomi, the DNA window ACCGGCCGTATTTCCCCGCCCGCCCCGAGCCCAGAGCAGCACGATGCGTTACAAGCCGTCCGATCATCCGGTCTTCACGTTGACGACCGGACCCGTCGATGCCTATCCCGCGGTTCTGCGCGGCCTCGCCTCGACGGTGCTCTACGATTACGACCCGGCCTTCCAGGCGACCTATCAACGGGTCGCGGAGAAGCTCGCGACCATCGTCAAGTCCGAGACGATGCCGGTCGTGCTCCACGGCGAACCGGTGCTCGCCCTCGAAGCCGCCGCCGCCTCGCTGATCGGCCGCGACGACGTCGTGCTGAACCTGGTCTCGGGCGTCTATTCCAAGGGCTTCGAAGGCTGGGCGGCGCGCTCCGGCGCCAAGGTGATCGAACTCGCCGTGCCCTACGACAAGGTCATCGATCCCGCAGACGTCGCCCGCGCCCTCGCCGCCCATCCGGAGGTGACCGTCGTCGCCGCCTGCCACCACGACACCCCGTCGGGCACCATCAACCCGGTCGCCGACATCGGCCGCGAGGTCGCCCGCCACGGCGCCGTCTTCCTGGTCGACGCCGTCTCGTCGTTCGGCGGCATGGCGGTCGATGCCGCCTCGGCGCATGTCGATCTCTTCGTGACGGGGCCCAACAAGTGCCTCGGCTGTCCGCCCGGCCTGTCGATCCTCGGCGTCTCGAACAAGGCGTGGGCGAAGATGAAGGCGAACCCGAACGCTCCGCGCGCCTCGATCCTCAGCATCCTCGATTGGGAAGAGGCCTGGCGCCACGACAAGCCGTTCCCGTTCACGCCGTCCGTCGCCGAGATCAACGGCCTCGAGGCGGCGATCGACCTCTATCTCGCCGAAGGCCCGGAGCGGGTCTGGGCACGCCACGACCTCACCGCCCGGGCCTGCCGCGCCGGCATCGCGGCGATGGGGCTCGCGATCTGGCCGGCAGAGGAGCGCTTCGCCTCGCCGACCGCGACCGCCGTCAAGATTCCGGCCGGCATCGACGAGGCCGCGCTGCGCGCCGAAATCCGCGCCCGTTACGGCGTGGTGCTTTCCTCCGGCCGCGGCGAGACGCTCGGCAAGCTGACCCGCATCGGCCACATGGGCCCGACCGCGCAGCCGCTCTACGCCATCGTCGCGCTGACGGCCCTCGGTGGCGCCCTCTCCGCCCTCGGCCATAAGGTCGATGTGGGCGCGGGCGTGGCCGCCGCGTTGGCCGTCATCGACGCCGCCTGAAAGGCGACCGAGGCGGGGCGCGATCCTCATCGCGCCCCCCGCACATAATGGAGGCCGAGCGCGGGCGGCAGGCTCGCCCGCCGGCCGAACAGGACGAGGATCGCGAGCACCGCCGCGAACGGCAGCATCTGGATCACGTCGGTCGGGATATCGACGCCGGCGACCTGGAGCGCGGTGGTGATCGACAGGCAGGCGCCGAACAGGAGCGCGCCGAGCAGCACCCAGAGCGGCTTTCCGCGCGCCAGCATGGCGAGCACGATGCCGATGAAGCCGGCCCCGTTGGTCATGAACGGGATGAAGATGCCGGCGCCGACCTCGGCCATGAACGCGCCGCCGATGCCCGCCAGGAAGCCCGTCGTCAGCACCGCGAAGGTGCGCACCCGCACGACGTCGACGCCCGCCGCATCGAGCGCCGCCGGCTTGTCGCCCGCCGCCTGCAGGGCAAGGCCGAGCTGGGTCGAGCGAAAAACATAGGCGACGAACGGGACAGCCAGAATCGCCAGGTAGACGATCGGCGGCCGGTTGAACAGCGCCGGGCCGATCGCGGGGATCGACGACAGACCGGGGATCGCCAGCGTCTCGACGGCCGGCAGGCGCGGATAGGACTGGGCGAACTGGAAATGGTGCAGGAGCGCGGTCAGACCTTCGGCTCCGAGCGTCAAGGCGATACCGATCACGATCTGGCTGAGGCCGAGGCGGACGCAGAAGATCGCCATCAGGAGCGCGACCGCCATGCCGCCGACCCCGCCGCCGAGAAAGCCGAGCCAGATTGAGCCGGTCTCATAGGCGATCAGGAAGCCGACATAGGCGCCGATCAGCATCATGCCCTCGATGCCGATATTGAGGACGCCGGCCTTCTCGGAGATCTGCTCGCCGAGGCCCGCGAGCAGGAGCGGCAGGCCCGCGGTGAGCGCGCCGAGAATGAGCGAGGTGAGGAATGCTTCGGTGAAGAGAGCCGACATGATCACTTCCCCGCCGCGCGACGACGTTGGTCGAGATATTCGGTGATGCCGAGCATCACCAGGAGGATTGCCACCACAACCAAGGTGAAGAAGTTCGGCACGCCGGTGCGCCGCGCCGCGCTCTCGCCACCGATCGACAAGACCGAGAACAGGAAGACGAAGGCGATCGAGGCGAAGCCGTTGAAGCGGGCGAGAAACACGAGCGGCACGACGGTCAGGCTGTAGGCGGGGTTCCAGTCGGCGCGGACATTGCCCTGCACGCCGAGGATCTCGACCGCCCCGCCGAGCCCCGACAGCGCCGCGGAGATGGCGAAGACGGCAACGGTGAGCGCCGGCACCGGCAGGCCGGCATGGATCGCCGCCCGCGGGTTCGCCCCGACGATCCGAAGCTTCAGCCCGAAGGCGGTGCGGGTCATCACCAGATGGACCAAGATGATCGCGGCGAGGCCGATCAGGAGGCCCGACGAGATCGTGGTATCGAACAGACGCGGCAACCGGTCGGCGACCGCGAGCGTGCGGGTCTGCGGCACTGTCGTCGCGGGGTCACGGAAGGCGAGTTTGACGAGCACGTTGGCGAACGAGACGCCGAGAAAGGTCATCATCAGCGTGGTGATGATCTCGTTGACGCCCTGATAGGCCTTGAGGAGCGCCGGCAGCACCGACCACGCCGCACCGACGGCCGCACCGACGACCAGGCAAACGACGAGCGTCGCCCAATCCGGCAGCACGTGGATGAGGAGCGGTGCGAGCGCGGCGACCACCACGGCGCTGAGCAGGAACTGGCCGTCGCCGCCCAGATTCCAGATCCCGGCGCGGAACGCCACGATGAGACCGGAGGCGATGAGGAGGAGCGGCGCCATTCGCGTCAGCGTCGCCTGGACGCCGTAGGGCGACAGCAGCCCGCGCTCGACCACGTAGGAATAATAGGCGAGCGGATTGACGCCGAGCGCGAGCAGCACGAGGCCGGACAGCACCAGGGCTCCGACGACGGGGACGAGGGCCATCGCGACGAGCCGGAGCCGCGCCCGAAGCGCCTCGGTGCGGGGAGTGAGGACGGCATCGCCGCCGATCTGGACGCTATCCGTCATGCCGCAACGCCACTCATCAGTTCGCCGACCCGGTTGCGGGCCTCGCCGTCGTTGGGAACCACCCCGACCACCCGCCCGCCCGACATGACGGCGATCCGGTCGGAGAGCTCGAGCACCTCCTCGAGGTCGGTCGAAATCAGCACCACCGCGAGGCCGCGATCGGCGGCGTCGCGAATGCGCTGGCGGGTCGCGCGGATGTTCTGCACGTCGAGACCGTAGGTCGGCTTGGCGAAGATCACCGCGCGCGCCTCACCGGAGAGCTCCCGGGCGAGCAGCGCCTTCTGGATGTTGCCGCCGGAGAGCTTGCCGATGGCGGTCTCGATGCCCGGCGTGCGGACGTCGAATTCAGAGACAAGCCGGCGCGCGTGGGCGGCGATCGGTTCGGGTCGCTCGATGCCGCGCAGCCAGAACGGCGCTTCGCCGACCTGCTTTAGGAGCAGGTTCAGGGAGATCGGAAACGCCCCGACGGTGCCCTCGCTGAGGCGGTCGTCGGTGACGTAGCGCAGGCCGCGGCGGCGGCGATCGCCGACGTCGAGCCGTTCGATCGCCTCGCCGGCGAGGCGGATGGCCCCGGCCGCGAGGCGCCGCTGGCCGGCGAGCGCCTCGGCGAACTGCTTCTGTCCGTTGCCGTCGATGCCCGCGAGGCCGACGATCTCGCCGGCCGCGACCGAGAGGTCGATACCGCTCACCGGCACCGCCGCGTCTTCGACCGCGAGGCCGGCGATCTCGAGGATCGGCGCGGAGGAGGCCATACGCCGGCGCGCCGGCTTCGCCGCGGCGTCGGCCGCCGCGATGTCCGTGCCGAACATCAGGCGGATGATCTCGGCCGTCGCCGCCGCCGAGCCGAGGGCCGCGAGGCGCTCCGGCGCGATCTCGCCCACCTTGCGCCCGAGGCGCAGCACGGTGATGCGGTGGCCGAAGGCGAGGGCCTCGTTGAGCTTGTGGGTGATGAAGACGACGGAAAGGCCGAGCTTGACGAGCCGCCCCATCAGCGCGCCGAGGTCCTCGGCCCCCTTCGGCGTCAGCATCGCCGTCGCCTCGTCGAGGATGAGGACGCGGCTCCCGCGCATCAAGGCGCGGACGATCTCGACCTGCTGCTGTTCGCCGAGGGAGAGCGATCCGACCTTGGCATTGGGGTCGATCTTGACGCCGATATCGGCGCACACCGCGGCCATCTTGGCGGCGACGGCGGCGCGGTCCGGCCGCGACCACCAGCGGCGGCCGAGCGCGATGTTGTCGACGACGCTGAGCGAGGGCACCAGCATCGAGTGCTGGAAGACGGTTCCGATGCCGAGCTCGAGCGCGCGGGCCGGGGAATCGATGCGCTGCTCATGGCCGTCGATGAGAATGCCGCCTTCGTCCGGCACCTGGATGCCGGAGAGCATGCCGACCAAGGTCGACTTGCCGGCCCCGTTCTCGCCGAGCAGAACATGGACCTCGCCGGGCCAAAGATCGAACGCGACGCGATCGTTCGCCACCACGCCTGGGAAGCGTTTGGTGACGTGATCGAGGGTCACGATCGGGCGCAGGCTGGCGCCGGCCGTGTGCGGCGGAGGGGCGGAATGGGAAGCGGACAGCGTCATGATCGGGACGAACTCTCGGCCGCGCCCCCATCGGAGGGCGACGGCGAAGGACAGGGACGCCCCGCAGGGGCGCCCGAGACGGGGGCGACGCGAACACCGTCGCGCCGCCCGCCGGCGATCCTCACTGCGCAGTCGGCAATTGCTGCACGAGCTTGTGGACACTGTCGGCGTCGAAGTGCGGCGTGACCTTGATCTTGCCGTCGACGATGTCCTGACGCAGCGCCTCGATCTGGGTCCAGACGTCGTCGGGGATGTGGCTCGTCTTCAGAAGCTTGACCGAGCCGTCGGCCAGATGAATGTCGTAATTGTGCGTACCGTATTTGTCGGCCTTGATGTCCGAGATCATCGCCGTATAGACCGGCGTCAGGTTCCAGACCACCGAGCTCAAGAGATTGCCCTTGTCGATCGGGGTCTTGTCGCCGATGACGTCGATGAAATAGACCTTGCCGCCGTCGGTCGCCTTGTTGGTCTCGACCGCCTGAAGCATGCCGAAGCTCGAGCCGTTGCCCTGGCCGAAGATGATGTCGGCGCCCGCGGCGATCAGCGCCTCGGTGACGCGCTTGCCGCCGGCCGCATCCGAATAGGCCGCCGGGCCGATCACCGCATAGCGCACCACGATGCCCGGCTTCTCCGCCTTGGCGCCTTCCGCGAACGCCGCGGACTGGGCGTTCCACGACGGAGGCTCGCCGGAGACGACGATGCCGACGGTGCCGGTGCGCGACATCTTCGCCGCGAGGCGGCCGGCGAGATAGGCGCCCTCGTGACCGCTCGCGGTGTAGTCGGCGACGAGGCCGGCTTTAAGCGCATCCGGACGGTCCACGATCGCGACCGGAACCTTCATCTCCTCGCCCACTTCCGGCGCGGCGGTGTTGTAGCCGCTGGCATGGGCAATCAGGAGCCCGGCGCCGTCCTCGGCGAGTTCGCGAAGCGTCGGGCGCACGTCGCCGTAGCCGAGATTGTCGGCGACCATCACCTTGATGCCGGCCGCGGCGCCGGCCGCCTTGGCGGCGTCGATGCCCTGCTGGTTCCAGCCATAATCGGTGCCGGCTTCCGGCGTCAGGATCGCGATCGCCTTCAGTTCCGCCGCACCCGCCATCGGCGCCAGGCCGATCAGCGCGAGCGCCACACTGCAAAGAAGAAGCTTACGCATCTTTGTGTTCCCCTGTTTCCGAACGATGTTCTCTGGTGGCTTATTTTGTAATTGTAGTTTCGATTGTTCTTTTAGACGTCCCCGACTATTGTTATTTAAACTCCATGTTTCCCGCGGAGATCAATAGAGATGTCGGATTTTTTAGCGCGCAGCGCGGCCGTCGCCCTTCTCGTGACGAGCGTGCTGGTGGGATGGGGTTCGGGCACAGGCCCGCTCGCCACCGGCACAGCCCAAGCCGAGGAGGCCATGGTTGTGCAGCGTGGCACGGAAGGGCTGAGTCCGGTGCCGTTCCGCGTGGCGAACCAGTCCGATCAAGCCATCGTCTGCGCCGCGGCAACAGCGCACTGGTACTCGATCGAGATCGGACGAGCTCAACCAAATACGGAATTGGTTGAGACGATTTGGTCGAAGCCGGCGACCGGCGAAGTGTTTGCCCTCAACACACACGAGGACCACATGCCGATCCAGACGCTGTGGTGCGGCCTCGCCGGCGCGGACGTCTCGACCCGCACCGAGATTCGCCTCGAGCGGAAGATCGGCGTGAAGGAACCCGCGATCAGCCTGACCTGCACGAGCGATCCGGCGGCCCACAGGCTGGCGTGCCGCCGCCTGGGCGCCGAATGATCGGCCGGGTCGTCCGATGATCCGCATACCGACCTCCCCCGCAGTTCGATGACCGCGCCGAAGCGTCCGTGTTTCTCAACCAAAAAGCCAGAACCAAACGATCTGGTCAAGAGAATGGGCGGCCATTCCGGTCGTTCCAGAAATTCCAACACGATTGTCGCCACTGACGCTGCCTCATTTAGCGGCAGCGTAAATCGTGAAAAACTCAATGTTTCTGGGCATCAATCCGGAACATTTTGCTGCCGTTGAACAACAAAGTTTCAAATTTCGCGGTCGAGACTAAATTTTGGGCCCCGACCGCTCCCGCGATTGGGGCTTGACCATTTTCGGCGATTAATGGTTGGATCATGCCACCCGAGCCCGACACGAGCGTGCGCCGCCGGTTGCCCCGCGCCGCCCCGCCGATGTGCCTGACCAAGGACTACCAGAAGAGCGTCCGGGAAGCGGGTCCTTCAGAGGAGAGCGGACGATGAACGCGCAAACACAGACACGGGATGTGCCGGTCGCACACAAGCTGAAGACCGGAGCCGAATTCAAGGCGACGCTCGACGACGGACGCGCCATCTGGGTGAACGGCAAGCGGATCGCGAGCGTGTTCGAGGAGCCCGCGCTCGCCGCCGGCGTCGATCTCGTCGCCTCGATGTTCGACGACCAGTTCAAGCCGGAATTCGCGGACGCCACCACCTGCATCGACCCCGACAGCGGCGCGATCGTCAGCCGCGCCTGGCAGGTGCCGCGCACGATCGAAGACCTCGCCGATCGCCGCAAGCTGATCGAATATACGAGCCTCAAGACCGCCGGCACCTTCGGCCGCCCGCCCGACCTCGCCCCGGCGATCGCCGTCGGCCTCCTCGCCTACCTGCCGACCTTCAAGGCGAAGAAGTCGCTGATCGATGGTTGCGCGCCGGATTTCGCCGAGAACATCGAGCGCTACGTCGCCTTCGGCCGCGACAACAACCTGACCGCCTCCGAAAGCCTGACCGGCCCGCAGAACGACCGCTCGTCGGCCAAGGGCTCGGAGTCCTCGCTCCTCAAGGTCAAGAACGTCGAGAAGGGCGGCATCCGCATCTCCGGCGCCAAGACCGTCGGCTCCATCTCGGCCCAGGCCAACGAGATCTTCTTCACCAACCTCGGCGGCATCCGCGAGACGCCGGCGGAGGCGTGCATCTGGGCGTCGGTTCCGATCGCCTCGGACGGCATCAAGCTCATCTCGCGCGAGATGGTCTCCCATCCCGGCGCCGACCCGTTCGACCATCCGATCGCGAGCCTCGGCGAGGAAGCCGACCAGTTCATCGTCTTCGACAACGTGTTCGTACCGACCGACCGGATCTTCAATCTCGGCGATCCGACCGCGATGCAATATTACGGGCCGGTCTGCGTGTTCGCCCACTGGCACGTGCTGACCCGCCTCGCCGTCAAGGCGGAGCTCTTCGTCGGCGCCGGCCAGCTCGTGCTCGACGTGCTCGGCACCGGCCACATTCCGGCGGTGCAGGGCATGCTCGGCGAGCTCATCGAATATGCCCAGACGCTGCGCGCCTTCATCTACGCGGCCGAAGCCAAGGCGAAGCCGACCGAGGGCGAGGTGATGGCGCCGGATGTCGGTATGCTCACCGCCGGACGGCTCTATTCGATCCAGCACTACCCCCGCATCATCCACACGCTCCAGGAGCTGTGCGGCCAGGGCCTCGTGATGCGCTTCGGCAAGGCGGCGTTCGAGAACCCGGACATCGGCCATCACCTCAAGGACCTGTTGCCCGGCAAGGGCGTCAGCGCCGAGGTGAAGGAGCAATTGATGAACTTCATCTGGGACATGACCTCGAGCTCGCTCGCCGGCCGCGTCGCACTGTTCGAGAACGTGAACGCGAGCCCGGCTCCCCGGCTGCGCGAACGCCTCTACAACGAGGTGAAGCGCGACCGCTTCGTCGAGCAGGTGAAGACGCTCGCGCGCATGCCCTGATCGGGCGTCGCGACCGGCGAAGCCGCGCCACATCCGCCGGGCCCCTCTCGGGCCCGGCCCGGACCAACGAGCGGGGCGCCAAGCGCGCCTCGCGGCGGAACGGGGAGACGCGCCATGGTGCGCGAAACGGTCGGGACGGAACCGCCGGGCGGGGATGTCGTCGGCGCCTTCTATGATGCCTACAATGCCGGAAACGCCACGGCCGCGGCGGCGCTCTATGCCGATGACGGCTGGCACGAGGAGGCGCACAACGGCGCCCGCCGTGCCGGGCGGCAGGCTCTGCGCGAAGGGCTCGAGCGCTTCTTCGCCTTCCTGCCCGACGCCCGTTGGGAGCGCCGCGAGCAGATCGCCGCCGGCGCGTCCGTCGCCGTCGTCTATACCCTGACTGGCCATCTCGGCATCGACCTCAAGGGCGCGCCGACCAAAGGGCGCCCGATCACACTCGACGGCATCCACGTCTTCGAGATTGCGGACGGCGCCATCGTCGGGACCCGCGATTATTGGGACCCGACCGCGTTCGGCCGTCAGATCGCAACCACACCCGCGACGGGGACCGGCGCGAGGGAGCCTGGCGCATGACGGACGAACCCGCCGACCTCGACGCCGCGACGCCGACGACCCCGCGCCACGCCGGCTTCGCCGAGTACGAAGCCTATGACGCGACCGGGCTCGCCGCCCTCGTGCGCACCGGGGATGTGACGCCGGACGAGCTCCTCGATGCCGCCCTGTCGCGGATCGAAGCCCACGAGCCGGCGCTCCACGCCCTCGTCCACCGCTTCGAGGATCGCGGCCGCCAGGCGATCGCCGCAGGCCTGCCCGACGGTCCGTTCACGGGCGTGCCGTTCCTGCTCAAGAACACCGGGCTCGAACTCGAAGGCACCATCCTTTCGACCGGCTCGCGCCTGTTCGCGGACGCGGTCTCGCCGCGCACCGGCACGCTGGTCGCGCGATACGAGGCGGCGGGGCTCGTGCTCATCGCCAAGTCGAACACGCCCGAGTTCGCGCTGAGCTTCACGACCGAGCCCGACGCCTTCGGCCCGAGCCGCAATCCGTGGGATATATCCCGCAGCCCCGGCGGCTCGTCGGGCGGCTCCACAGCCGCCGTGGCCGCCGGCTACGTTCCGATGGCGAACACGTCGGACGGCGCCGGCTCGACCCGCCTCCCCGCCTCCCATTGCGGCCTGTTCGGCTTCAAGCCGAGCCGCATGCTGAACCCGCTCGGGCCGATCGCCGTCGAGGCGATCGCCGGCATGTCGACGCCCCACGCGGCGAGCTGGAGCGTGCGCGACAACGCCGCCCTGCTCGACGCCACCGCGGGCCCCGACATCGGCGACCCTTACGCCGTGCCGCTCGGCGCGGAGAGCTACCTGAGCGAGGTGGGACGCGAGCCCGGCCGTCTCCGGATCGGCTTCACCCCCGCCTCCCCGCTCGGAACGCCTGTCGACCGCGAATGCGTCCGGGTCGCCTGCGAAGCCGCCGACCTCTGCGTCGAACTCGGCCATCACGTCGAGGAATGCGAGGCCGGCTACGACGCCCATGCCCTGATGGCGGCGTGGCGTATCATCGTCGGCGTCAATGTCGCGCCGGCGGTCGAGATGCGCGGCAAGGCGCTCGGCATCGCCGACCCGCTGAGCCTCCTCGAACCCGTCAACGCAGAATGGGTCGAGGAGGCGCGGCGCCTACCGGCGACGGCCTATCTCGGCGCCGTCAATACGCTGCACCAGACCGCTCGGGCGCTCGGCCGCTTCTTCCAGCGCTACGACATCCTGCTGTCGCCGACCGCCGCGGAGCTGCCGCCACCGCTCGGGGCGCTCGCGGGCGCGGGCAAGAGCCTCGATCGCTTTTACGAGGCGTTCTGGACCCATGCCCCCTTCACCTGCGCCTTCAACGCGGCGGGGTGCCCGGCGATGAGCGTGCCGCTCGGGCACTCGACCTCGGGGCTCCCGATCGGCGCGCATTTCGGCGCCGGCTTCGGGCGCGACGGTCTCCTGTTCCGCCTCGCCGGCCAGATCGAACGGGCGCGCCCCTGGTTCGGCCGACGGCCGCCGCTCGGTCTCGGGGGCACCGCATGACCGACCTCCTGACCCTCTCGGCCCGCGAGACGGCGCGCCGCGTCCGCGCCGGCGACGTCAGTGCGGAGGCGGTCTGCGCCGCCTTCGCCGACCGGATCGCCGAGCGCGAACCGGACGTGCAGGCCTGGACTTACTACGACCGCGACCGCGCCCTCGCGGAGGCGCGCGGGGTGGCGGCCGGGCCGCTCGCCGGCATCACGTTCGGGGTCAAGGACGTCATCGACACCGCCGACATGCCGACCGGGTACGGCTCGGCCCTCTACGAGGGCTTCCGCCCGGTCGCCGATGCGCCCGTCGTCGCCCTCGCCCGCCGCCTCGGCGCGGTGATGATGGGCAAGACGGTCTCGACCGAATTCGCCATGGCGAGCCCCGGCAAGACCCGCAACCCGGCCGCGCTCGACCATACGCCGGGCGGCTCGTCGAGCGGCTCGTGCGCGGCCATCGCCGCCGGCATGGTCCACGTCGCCTTCGGCACCCAGACGTCGGGGTCGGTCGTGCGTCCCGCCTCCTTCTGCGGAATCGTCGGCTACAAGCCGAGCTTCGGCACGCTCAACCGCGCCGGGGTCAAAGCGCTCTCCGACAGCCTCGACACCATGAGCCTGCTCGCCCGCGACGTCCGCGACGCCGCGTTCGCGACCGCCACCCTCGCCGAAATGCCGTCCCTCGAACTCGGGACCGTCACCGCGCCGAAGACCGTCGGCCTGTTCCGCACCTCGCGCTGGGACTTGGCCGAGCCCGCGACCCGCGACGCACTCGACCGCGCCGCGGACGCCCTGCGCGCGGCCGGCGTGACCGTGCGCGAGCTCGCCGTGCCGGATGAATTCGAGCGGCTCTATGCCTATCACGACGCCGTCATGGGCTGGGAAACGCCACGCACCCTCGCGTTCGAGCATGGGCCGCTCGGCGACCGTATCGCGCCGCTGACCCGCGCCTTCCTCGACCAGCTCGCGAAGGCGACCCGCGCCGATTACGACGCCGCCCTCGCCGGCTTGAAGGATCGCGCGGCGATCCTCGACGGCCTTCTCGACGGCTGCGACGTGCTTCTCACCCCCGCTGCGCCCGGCGAGGCGCCGGCCGGTCTCGCGGCGACCGGCGATCCCGTCTTCAACAAGGTCTGGACGCTGCTCCACGGTCCCGCGATTGCCGTGCCCGCCGGCAATGGCCCGGGCGGACTGCCGGTCGGGGTGCAGGTGATCGGCCGTCTCGGCGACGATGCCGCGACGCTCACCGCCGCCGCCTTCCTCGAAGATTCGTTGGCGGAGAACCGGCCATGAGGCACCCGACGACACCCGAACCGCGGTCGCCTCTCGCGATCAGCCCCGAGCATATCCACCACGCGGAGCCGCACCTCGTCGAATCCTTCAAGCGCGCCATGGGCCTGCTCACCGGCGCCGTGACGGTGATCACCGCTGGCCACGGCGAGACGGCGCGCGGGCTCACCGCGACGGCGGTGTGCAGCGTCTCGATCGCGCCGCCGACGCTGCTCGTCTGCGTCAACCGCAACGGCGAGGCCCACCATGCCATCGCCGACAACGGCGCCTTCTGCGTCAACATCCTCGCCGAACAGAACCGTCCGGTCGCCGACCGCTTCGCGGGCCGTGCCGGGGCCAAGGGGTCGGAAAAGTTCCTCGGGGCCGATTGGGGTCCGCTCGTGACCGGGGCTCCGGCGCTCGGCGATGCCCTCGTCAGCATCGATTGCACGATCGCCGAGAGCGTCGAGGCCTACACGCACACCGTCTTCTTCGGAACCGTGCTTGCGGTGCGGCTCGGCCCGTCGCAGCCGCCCCTCGTCCATTTCGACCGCGCCTACCGCTCCCTGGCCTGATCGGCTTTCACGCCATCGGCCCAACACGAACCTTCAGGGGATTCCCGGACCGGGAAGATCATCACATGGCAATCAGTGATTTGGCTCTCGTCGAGGCCTGGAAGGACGTTCTGAAGCTCTCGAAGCTCACCGCGGGCGAACAGGTCTCGCTGCTCGTCAGCGACGACAGCAATCCGCAGCTCGTGTCGACCGCGCGCATCGCCGTCGGCCAGCTCGGCGGCATCCTGACGATCCTCCAGCTTCCGCCGCTCAACGGCGACGTGGCGCTCAGCCGCGACAAGTCGGGCTATGTCGGTCACACGGCGCTCAAGGGCAACCGGCCCGCGCTCGAGGCGATGAAGCACTCCGATCTCGTGATCGACACGATGATGCTGTTGTTCTCGCCGGAACAAGACGAGATCCTCAAGACCGGCGCGCGGATGCTGCTCGCCTGCGAGCCGCCCGAAGTGATGCTACGCATGAAGC includes these proteins:
- a CDS encoding putative B6 ABC transporter permease subunit 2, with product MTDSVQIGGDAVLTPRTEALRARLRLVAMALVPVVGALVLSGLVLLALGVNPLAYYSYVVERGLLSPYGVQATLTRMAPLLLIASGLIVAFRAGIWNLGGDGQFLLSAVVVAALAPLLIHVLPDWATLVVCLVVGAAVGAAWSVLPALLKAYQGVNEIITTLMMTFLGVSFANVLVKLAFRDPATTVPQTRTLAVADRLPRLFDTTISSGLLIGLAAIILVHLVMTRTAFGLKLRIVGANPRAAIHAGLPVPALTVAVFAISAALSGLGGAVEILGVQGNVRADWNPAYSLTVVPLVFLARFNGFASIAFVFLFSVLSIGGESAARRTGVPNFFTLVVVAILLVMLGITEYLDQRRRAAGK
- the ppaT gene encoding pyridoxamine--pyruvate transaminase gives rise to the protein MRYKPSDHPVFTLTTGPVDAYPAVLRGLASTVLYDYDPAFQATYQRVAEKLATIVKSETMPVVLHGEPVLALEAAAASLIGRDDVVLNLVSGVYSKGFEGWAARSGAKVIELAVPYDKVIDPADVARALAAHPEVTVVAACHHDTPSGTINPVADIGREVARHGAVFLVDAVSSFGGMAVDAASAHVDLFVTGPNKCLGCPPGLSILGVSNKAWAKMKANPNAPRASILSILDWEEAWRHDKPFPFTPSVAEINGLEAAIDLYLAEGPERVWARHDLTARACRAGIAAMGLAIWPAEERFASPTATAVKIPAGIDEAALRAEIRARYGVVLSSGRGETLGKLTRIGHMGPTAQPLYAIVALTALGGALSALGHKVDVGAGVAAALAVIDAA
- a CDS encoding putative B6 ABC transporter ATP-binding protein, whose amino-acid sequence is MTLSASHSAPPPHTAGASLRPIVTLDHVTKRFPGVVANDRVAFDLWPGEVHVLLGENGAGKSTLVGMLSGIQVPDEGGILIDGHEQRIDSPARALELGIGTVFQHSMLVPSLSVVDNIALGRRWWSRPDRAAVAAKMAAVCADIGVKIDPNAKVGSLSLGEQQQVEIVRALMRGSRVLILDEATAMLTPKGAEDLGALMGRLVKLGLSVVFITHKLNEALAFGHRITVLRLGRKVGEIAPERLAALGSAAATAEIIRLMFGTDIAAADAAAKPARRRMASSAPILEIAGLAVEDAAVPVSGIDLSVAAGEIVGLAGIDGNGQKQFAEALAGQRRLAAGAIRLAGEAIERLDVGDRRRRGLRYVTDDRLSEGTVGAFPISLNLLLKQVGEAPFWLRGIERPEPIAAHARRLVSEFDVRTPGIETAIGKLSGGNIQKALLARELSGEARAVIFAKPTYGLDVQNIRATRQRIRDAADRGLAVVLISTDLEEVLELSDRIAVMSGGRVVGVVPNDGEARNRVGELMSGVAA
- a CDS encoding putative B6 ABC transporter permease subunit 1, which encodes MSALFTEAFLTSLILGALTAGLPLLLAGLGEQISEKAGVLNIGIEGMMLIGAYVGFLIAYETGSIWLGFLGGGVGGMAVALLMAIFCVRLGLSQIVIGIALTLGAEGLTALLHHFQFAQSYPRLPAVETLAIPGLSSIPAIGPALFNRPPIVYLAILAVPFVAYVFRSTQLGLALQAAGDKPAALDAAGVDVVRVRTFAVLTTGFLAGIGGAFMAEVGAGIFIPFMTNGAGFIGIVLAMLARGKPLWVLLGALLFGACLSITTALQVAGVDIPTDVIQMLPFAAVLAILVLFGRRASLPPALGLHYVRGAR
- a CDS encoding 4-hydroxyphenylacetate 3-hydroxylase N-terminal domain-containing protein, which codes for MNAQTQTRDVPVAHKLKTGAEFKATLDDGRAIWVNGKRIASVFEEPALAAGVDLVASMFDDQFKPEFADATTCIDPDSGAIVSRAWQVPRTIEDLADRRKLIEYTSLKTAGTFGRPPDLAPAIAVGLLAYLPTFKAKKSLIDGCAPDFAENIERYVAFGRDNNLTASESLTGPQNDRSSAKGSESSLLKVKNVEKGGIRISGAKTVGSISAQANEIFFTNLGGIRETPAEACIWASVPIASDGIKLISREMVSHPGADPFDHPIASLGEEADQFIVFDNVFVPTDRIFNLGDPTAMQYYGPVCVFAHWHVLTRLAVKAELFVGAGQLVLDVLGTGHIPAVQGMLGELIEYAQTLRAFIYAAEAKAKPTEGEVMAPDVGMLTAGRLYSIQHYPRIIHTLQELCGQGLVMRFGKAAFENPDIGHHLKDLLPGKGVSAEVKEQLMNFIWDMTSSSLAGRVALFENVNASPAPRLRERLYNEVKRDRFVEQVKTLARMP
- a CDS encoding putative B6 ABC transporter substrate-binding protein codes for the protein MRKLLLCSVALALIGLAPMAGAAELKAIAILTPEAGTDYGWNQQGIDAAKAAGAAAGIKVMVADNLGYGDVRPTLRELAEDGAGLLIAHASGYNTAAPEVGEEMKVPVAIVDRPDALKAGLVADYTASGHEGAYLAGRLAAKMSRTGTVGIVVSGEPPSWNAQSAAFAEGAKAEKPGIVVRYAVIGPAAYSDAAGGKRVTEALIAAGADIIFGQGNGSSFGMLQAVETNKATDGGKVYFIDVIGDKTPIDKGNLLSSVVWNLTPVYTAMISDIKADKYGTHNYDIHLADGSVKLLKTSHIPDDVWTQIEALRQDIVDGKIKVTPHFDADSVHKLVQQLPTAQ
- a CDS encoding ester cyclase is translated as MVRETVGTEPPGGDVVGAFYDAYNAGNATAAAALYADDGWHEEAHNGARRAGRQALREGLERFFAFLPDARWERREQIAAGASVAVVYTLTGHLGIDLKGAPTKGRPITLDGIHVFEIADGAIVGTRDYWDPTAFGRQIATTPATGTGAREPGA